From the genome of Helicobacter colisuis, one region includes:
- a CDS encoding DUF2443 domain-containing protein: MFERIDSLLKKIEEAQAEIEFLLRLAKISFVDYVMIKRGSQDMPPSLDMWNLQQIDEEVSKLKEAIDSLNKIKKEVLTW; this comes from the coding sequence ATGTTTGAACGAATTGATTCTCTGCTAAAAAAAATCGAGGAAGCGCAAGCTGAAATAGAATTTCTCCTAAGATTAGCTAAGATTTCTTTTGTAGATTATGTGATGATAAAGCGTGGCTCTCAAGATATGCCACCCTCGCTTGATATGTGGAATCTCCAACAAATCGACGAAGAAGTTTCCAAGCTCAAAGAAGCCATTGATAGTCTCAATAAAATCAAAAAAGAAGTGCTAACTTGGTAA
- a CDS encoding MlaE family ABC transporter permease has translation MKSKMTPTLEITKSDVCVLKLGGFWDYKIPKTLLLRLDSIKLTNVKIKIELAENFDLDFCGGEILERWILSLESKNIVLENALKNHSKSQQIFQILATRKNPPKQDVVKDFIKLHWDSLQILKGFFKDSIRVIGFFGEILYAWFASFLKPKNIRLKATLYCIQESLIKAIGIVALACFLIGVVIAYQGSIQLKQFGASLLIVEMSSMLTLREMAPIITAIIIAGRSASAFSAEIGMMKATQEIDAMRVMGFDPITFLVLPRMLALCLVLPLVVFIADLFGLLGAMLVCQLQLGIGTEQFVERFLQVVDMRHFWVGIAKAPFFGLIISFIGCFHGFIVAKDTRSIGVHTTKSVVESIFLVIAFDAICSVIFTEMGW, from the coding sequence ATGAAGAGTAAAATGACACCAACATTAGAAATTACAAAGAGTGATGTTTGCGTCCTAAAATTAGGCGGTTTTTGGGATTATAAAATCCCAAAAACATTACTTTTAAGACTTGATTCTATAAAATTAACAAATGTTAAGATTAAGATTGAATTAGCAGAAAATTTTGATTTAGACTTTTGTGGTGGAGAGATTTTGGAGCGTTGGATTCTATCCTTAGAATCAAAAAATATTGTTTTAGAAAATGCTTTGAAAAATCACTCCAAAAGTCAGCAAATTTTTCAAATTCTTGCAACTAGAAAAAATCCCCCAAAACAAGATGTGGTGAAAGATTTTATCAAGCTACATTGGGATAGTTTGCAAATATTAAAGGGTTTTTTTAAAGATTCTATTAGAGTGATTGGATTTTTTGGAGAGATTCTTTATGCTTGGTTTGCAAGCTTTTTAAAGCCCAAAAATATTCGCTTAAAAGCAACTTTGTATTGCATTCAAGAATCATTAATAAAAGCGATTGGAATCGTAGCGTTGGCTTGTTTTTTAATTGGGGTTGTGATTGCCTATCAAGGTTCGATTCAGCTAAAGCAGTTTGGCGCAAGTCTTTTAATTGTTGAAATGAGCTCTATGCTAACTTTGCGAGAAATGGCACCCATTATTACAGCAATTATTATTGCAGGGCGGAGTGCATCAGCTTTTAGCGCAGAGATTGGAATGATGAAAGCAACTCAAGAAATTGATGCAATGCGCGTTATGGGATTTGATCCAATTACCTTTTTAGTTTTGCCTCGTATGTTGGCGCTTTGTTTAGTTTTGCCTTTGGTGGTTTTTATTGCTGATTTATTTGGGCTTTTGGGGGCTATGTTGGTATGTCAATTGCAGCTTGGAATTGGCACTGAGCAGTTTGTGGAGCGATTTTTGCAAGTGGTGGATATGCGGCATTTTTGGGTGGGGATTGCTAAAGCACCATTTTTTGGTTTAATTATTTCTTTTATTGGTTGTTTTCACGGATTTATTGTGGCTAAGGATACGCGTAGCATCGGAGTGCATACGACTAAAAGTGTTGTAGAATCGATCTTTTTAGTGATTGCCTTTGATGCGATTTGTTCGGTGATTTTTACAGAGATGGGTTGGTAA
- a CDS encoding thiol peroxidase produces MKKIIAILACGLTFASAALEENFKKSIKAMADVEVEVEFKKELVSFPSMYFVIGKTKGGDIFPVIVSKEGEYFIGLSNVLKLSNVDTQMMQEALNQAQKEKEARDSKVLKELFSSFKESDFLYLQGEGKNLPTKIVVSDPDCPYCREHLKSINQELKKANIKMIFAPIHEKEAFVKSQLIMNEAAKLKKDDTKGKVVLLNKYFKDITLSDKELKTDFSRIAQNTKKIFESGVIKGVPFIYEE; encoded by the coding sequence ATGAAAAAGATTATTGCAATTTTGGCTTGTGGTTTGACTTTTGCAAGTGCTGCTTTAGAAGAGAATTTCAAAAAAAGCATTAAAGCTATGGCAGATGTTGAGGTGGAAGTGGAGTTTAAAAAAGAGCTTGTTAGCTTTCCTTCAATGTATTTTGTAATTGGTAAAACAAAAGGTGGTGATATTTTTCCTGTGATTGTGAGTAAAGAGGGTGAATATTTTATTGGATTAAGCAATGTTTTAAAGCTTAGCAATGTAGATACTCAAATGATGCAAGAAGCTTTAAATCAAGCACAAAAAGAGAAAGAGGCTAGAGATTCTAAGGTTTTAAAGGAGCTTTTTAGCAGTTTTAAAGAGAGTGATTTCTTGTATTTACAAGGAGAAGGTAAGAATCTCCCTACTAAGATTGTGGTCTCAGATCCAGATTGCCCTTATTGTAGAGAGCATTTAAAAAGCATCAATCAAGAGCTAAAGAAAGCTAATATTAAAATGATTTTTGCTCCAATCCACGAAAAAGAAGCCTTTGTCAAATCTCAACTTATTATGAATGAAGCAGCTAAGTTAAAAAAAGATGACACAAAAGGGAAGGTGGTGCTTTTAAATAAATACTTCAAAGACATAACCTTGAGTGATAAGGAGTTAAAGACAGATTTTTCACGAATCGCTCAAAATACAAAAAAGATTTTTGAAAGTGGAGTGATTAAAGGCGTTCCTTTTATTTATGAAGAGTAA
- a CDS encoding MlaD family protein, whose product METRLNYVLLGVFFIAVLLALAGFIFWMGKYDRNLSQYNEYYIYNKELPNGIRVETPVKYLGLPVGFVRHYQLSGNEVEIVVWVQKEIVLNEGSKVAVQSQGLTGGNFLTLIQGKGEPFKQSQKAILGFKENWIEQVSSKVENVMAQLETSLERFNRLLNDKNLGNIEAGLQNFADVSDELYWVLKDAKAEIKHIGEIRARLNEGLKRGDYNLRLILTPLLFDLEQNSKALQKVLQGGSDTLEDFRDSPRSFLFDVTKQKLGPRE is encoded by the coding sequence ATGGAAACACGATTAAATTATGTATTGCTTGGAGTATTTTTTATCGCGGTTCTGTTGGCTTTAGCCGGATTTATTTTTTGGATGGGCAAATATGATAGGAATTTAAGCCAATATAATGAGTATTATATTTATAACAAAGAGCTTCCTAATGGTATTAGAGTAGAAACCCCTGTGAAATATTTGGGTTTGCCTGTTGGGTTTGTTAGGCATTATCAATTAAGTGGAAATGAAGTGGAAATTGTGGTGTGGGTTCAAAAAGAGATTGTATTAAATGAAGGTAGCAAAGTAGCAGTGCAATCACAAGGCTTAACAGGTGGTAATTTTTTAACTCTAATTCAAGGAAAGGGTGAGCCTTTTAAACAATCGCAAAAGGCAATTTTGGGGTTTAAAGAAAATTGGATTGAACAGGTGAGTTCTAAGGTTGAAAATGTAATGGCGCAATTAGAAACTAGTTTGGAGCGATTTAATCGATTGCTTAATGATAAGAATCTTGGAAATATTGAAGCAGGTTTGCAAAACTTTGCTGATGTTTCTGATGAACTTTACTGGGTGTTAAAAGATGCTAAGGCAGAGATTAAACACATTGGAGAAATAAGGGCGCGATTAAATGAGGGTTTAAAGCGTGGAGATTATAATTTAAGATTAATTCTAACACCTTTGTTGTTTGATTTGGAGCAGAATTCCAAGGCTTTGCAAAAAGTCTTGCAGGGGGGCAGTGATACTTTGGAAGATTTTAGAGATTCGCCAAGGAGTTTTTTGTTTGATGTAACTAAACAGAAACTTGGACCTCGTGAGTAA
- a CDS encoding type II secretion system F family protein: protein MPSFVVKYKKNGKIYEQKFSAQSKKALEETLQKKKVLVLAIDYKESWLDYFFLQKPKTKEISSAFYQLKFGLKANLPLKEILENIQKYTKNNYLKMQFLKVSNSLHQGRELAACFREAGFSDFICAMIGIGQKSGRLVESVEFILLDLQNRQKNHKLLRKILFYPLFVVCVMVLVFLGITLFVLPQFESLFASLDSSLPLASQSLLFMRVLVLNYGVLILGVMILGLWLLRKLYCINNKFQAKISKWLLKIPFLGRVLYFYQTSQFLLCFYWLYKSNLELKIVLEIATKSLSNTYLKERLQEIYPSLMRGALIADSFEGSGVWDLLSVQLLHSAKDQAGFLEALEVILALHQEELQNKSESLLAMMEPLMVFVLGILVLWLALGIFLPLWELPMQIKG, encoded by the coding sequence ATGCCTTCTTTTGTGGTTAAATACAAAAAGAATGGCAAGATTTATGAGCAAAAATTTAGCGCCCAAAGCAAAAAAGCACTTGAAGAAACCCTGCAAAAGAAGAAAGTTTTAGTTTTGGCGATAGATTATAAAGAGAGTTGGCTGGATTATTTTTTCTTGCAAAAGCCAAAGACAAAAGAAATTTCTAGCGCATTTTATCAGCTAAAATTTGGGTTAAAGGCTAATTTGCCACTTAAAGAAATATTAGAAAATATCCAAAAATATACTAAAAATAATTATCTGAAAATGCAGTTTTTAAAGGTTTCTAATTCGCTTCATCAAGGTAGGGAGTTGGCTGCTTGTTTTAGGGAAGCTGGTTTTTCAGATTTTATTTGCGCGATGATTGGGATAGGGCAAAAAAGCGGGAGATTAGTAGAATCGGTAGAGTTTATTTTGCTGGATTTGCAAAATAGACAAAAAAACCATAAGCTTTTAAGAAAGATTCTGTTTTATCCGCTTTTTGTGGTTTGTGTTATGGTTTTAGTTTTTTTAGGTATCACACTTTTTGTGCTGCCACAATTTGAAAGTTTATTTGCTAGTCTTGATTCATCTCTGCCTTTGGCTAGTCAAAGCTTACTTTTTATGAGAGTTTTGGTTTTAAATTATGGGGTTTTGATTCTAGGAGTGATGATTTTAGGATTATGGCTTTTGAGAAAACTTTATTGCATAAACAACAAATTTCAAGCAAAAATATCAAAATGGCTTTTAAAGATACCTTTTTTGGGGAGAGTGTTATATTTTTATCAAACTTCGCAGTTTTTATTGTGTTTTTATTGGCTCTATAAAAGCAATTTAGAGTTGAAAATAGTTTTGGAGATTGCAACAAAATCATTAAGTAATACTTATCTTAAAGAAAGATTGCAAGAGATTTATCCTAGCCTTATGCGTGGAGCTTTAATTGCAGATAGCTTTGAGGGCAGTGGAGTTTGGGATTTGTTAAGTGTGCAATTATTGCATAGCGCTAAGGATCAAGCGGGATTTTTAGAAGCTTTGGAGGTAATTTTGGCGCTGCATCAAGAAGAGTTGCAGAATAAAAGTGAGAGTTTGTTGGCAATGATGGAGCCTTTGATGGTTTTTGTGCTTGGGATTCTTGTGTTGTGGTTAGCACTTGGTATTTTTTTACCACTTTGGGAGTTGCCAATGCAAATTAAGGGGTAA
- a CDS encoding GspE/PulE family protein produces MKKIFESDLDSLSLEEEDLLFEKLAKELGLELFKLGAIKKEVAFLLSLDQMRYFEAIIIKKEEKTLLIALKNPFEKSYQETLKMIFSNFSIVFGLIKNRDFKAAISWLEREELLQKLLERIPNEIAKDSKEENSSILEFLKLILQEAVCKGASDVHFERDFETMRIRFRIDGVLVEYLSLESWLLNPLSSCIKLLSHLNITETRIPQDGRFSLSIELRNQIIKDFDFRVSTLPLIEGESIVLRILDKQKTLMPLETLGFSSDELEKITNLFNLPYGLVFITGPTGSGKSTTMYGILNILKERNLKIITLEDPVEYRLKHISQVAIGAKINFASILRNVLRQDPDVIILGEVRDKETLQIAIQAAFTGHLVFATLHTNDSLDTIVRLLDMGLESYFISQALSGIIAQRLLRKLCRHCRESQDGVFISKGCEMCNYTGYSGREVVAEILCMDKDLEDFIAQKITKTEILEKILANDESFTLEKRALNKAKNGITDLKEVYKVIK; encoded by the coding sequence TTGAAAAAAATTTTTGAAAGTGATTTGGATTCCCTTTCTTTAGAAGAAGAGGATTTGCTTTTTGAAAAGTTGGCAAAAGAGCTTGGCTTGGAGCTATTTAAGCTTGGTGCCATTAAAAAAGAGGTGGCATTTCTCTTAAGCTTAGATCAAATGAGATATTTTGAAGCCATTATTATAAAAAAAGAAGAAAAAACTCTGCTAATTGCCTTAAAAAATCCTTTTGAGAAGTCTTATCAAGAAACTTTGAAAATGATTTTTTCTAACTTTTCTATCGTGTTTGGTTTAATTAAAAATAGGGATTTTAAAGCGGCAATTTCTTGGCTTGAACGAGAGGAATTATTACAGAAACTTTTAGAGAGGATTCCAAATGAAATTGCTAAAGATTCTAAAGAGGAAAATTCTAGTATTTTGGAGTTTTTAAAGCTTATTTTGCAAGAAGCTGTTTGTAAAGGCGCAAGTGATGTGCATTTTGAGAGAGACTTTGAGACTATGAGGATTCGCTTTAGAATTGATGGAGTTTTGGTGGAGTATTTGAGCTTGGAATCTTGGCTTTTAAATCCGTTAAGTTCGTGCATTAAGTTACTTTCTCATCTTAATATCACAGAGACTAGAATCCCACAAGATGGTAGATTTTCTCTAAGCATAGAGCTAAGAAACCAAATCATAAAAGACTTTGATTTTCGTGTTTCCACACTTCCTTTGATTGAAGGAGAATCCATAGTGCTTCGAATTTTAGATAAGCAAAAAACACTTATGCCTTTAGAGACTTTGGGGTTTTCATCTGATGAGCTAGAAAAAATCACTAATCTTTTTAATTTACCCTATGGTTTAGTTTTTATTACAGGACCAACAGGAAGTGGAAAAAGCACAACAATGTATGGAATCTTAAATATCCTAAAAGAGAGGAATCTTAAAATCATCACACTTGAAGATCCAGTGGAGTATCGGCTAAAGCATATTTCTCAAGTGGCAATAGGAGCTAAGATTAATTTTGCATCGATTTTAAGAAATGTTCTAAGGCAGGATCCTGATGTTATTATTTTGGGTGAAGTGCGAGACAAAGAGACATTGCAAATTGCGATTCAAGCGGCATTTACAGGACATTTAGTTTTTGCGACACTACACACCAATGATTCGCTAGATACGATTGTGCGCTTATTGGATATGGGATTAGAATCTTATTTTATTTCCCAAGCTTTAAGTGGAATCATTGCCCAAAGATTGTTAAGGAAGCTTTGTAGGCATTGTCGAGAATCTCAAGATGGAGTTTTTATTTCAAAAGGTTGTGAAATGTGTAATTACACGGGCTATAGTGGGCGTGAAGTGGTTGCAGAGATTTTGTGTATGGATAAAGATTTAGAAGATTTTATCGCCCAAAAAATCACCAAAACAGAAATTTTAGAAAAAATCCTTGCCAATGATGAAAGCTTTACCCTAGAAAAAAGAGCGCTTAATAAAGCCAAAAATGGTATTACAGATCTTAAAGAAGTGTATAAGGTGATTAAATAA
- the tilS gene encoding tRNA lysidine(34) synthetase TilS, with protein sequence MEKPKLEFLEELKDAKNLLAFSGGLDSTALYFLLKSYGITFDVAIVDYGIRQQSHLEISRAKTLCFWDNKQCYTLKAPKINKNFEANARAIRYDFFTSLVSQNSYQNLILAHQLNDNLEWFLMQFCKGTSIENMQIPPKSLFWKQNQKTCYILRPMIFLPRITLQMYLQTHKIFYFEDSSNTDTTYKRNYFRKYFANPLIQNFQTGIQFSLELLAKEHSKTNLEDLGGFFVFKHSALSLYYIDKASKKLGYCLSKTQKQQCQTHLTKQEFSIVLGGKIALEKSQNQICIFPYTHYKLTKSQKETFRKNKIPKKFRFFLAKKGLIDFTLF encoded by the coding sequence TTGGAAAAGCCTAAATTAGAATTTTTAGAAGAATTAAAAGATGCAAAGAATCTCCTTGCTTTTTCGGGAGGATTAGATTCAACAGCGCTTTATTTTTTGCTAAAAAGCTATGGAATTACCTTTGATGTGGCAATAGTGGATTATGGAATAAGACAGCAATCACACCTAGAAATCTCAAGGGCAAAAACACTCTGCTTTTGGGATAACAAACAATGCTACACGCTTAAAGCTCCCAAAATTAACAAAAACTTTGAAGCAAATGCAAGGGCGATTCGTTATGATTTTTTTACCTCTTTAGTCTCTCAAAATTCCTATCAAAATCTTATTTTAGCCCACCAACTCAATGATAATTTAGAATGGTTTTTAATGCAATTTTGCAAAGGAACTAGTATAGAAAATATGCAAATACCCCCCAAAAGCCTCTTTTGGAAACAAAATCAAAAAACCTGCTACATTCTCCGCCCTATGATTTTTCTACCAAGAATCACGCTTCAAATGTATTTGCAAACCCATAAAATCTTTTATTTTGAAGATTCTAGCAATACAGATACCACTTATAAGCGAAATTATTTTAGAAAATATTTTGCCAATCCTCTCATTCAAAATTTCCAAACTGGGATTCAATTTAGCCTAGAACTCCTAGCTAAAGAGCATTCCAAGACAAATTTGGAAGATTTAGGGGGATTTTTTGTTTTTAAACACAGCGCTCTTAGTCTCTATTATATTGACAAAGCCTCCAAAAAACTAGGTTACTGCTTAAGTAAAACCCAAAAACAGCAATGCCAAACCCACTTAACCAAGCAAGAATTTTCTATCGTTTTAGGTGGCAAAATCGCTCTAGAAAAATCCCAAAATCAAATCTGTATTTTTCCCTACACACACTATAAGCTAACCAAATCCCAAAAAGAAACTTTCCGCAAAAACAAAATCCCAAAGAAATTTCGCTTCTTTTTAGCAAAAAAGGGATTGATTGATTTTACCTTATTCTAA
- a CDS encoding ABC transporter ATP-binding protein, producing the protein MGGLQKESLIEVKNLYTGYGKNIIHDGVSFEVYSRDIFALLGGSGSGKSTLLNTMIFLKKPIGGEVRILGKEIWGLDAKETLAMKLNFGVLFQFGALFSSLNVLDNLTLPLCEYTKFDKQDRENLAYFWLTRVGLNPEVAKLYPSELSGGMVKRVGLARALSLSPKILFLDEPTSGLDPKSARHFDALIKELRDLLGISIVMVTHDMESVKGVVDRMVVLKDKKVFFQGSLEELRAQTDSLDLFLHQI; encoded by the coding sequence ATGGGGGGTTTGCAAAAAGAAAGCTTAATAGAAGTTAAAAACCTCTACACAGGCTATGGCAAAAATATTATCCACGATGGCGTGAGCTTTGAGGTGTATTCTCGTGATATTTTCGCACTTTTGGGGGGTAGCGGAAGTGGGAAAAGCACTCTTTTAAATACGATGATTTTTCTTAAAAAACCCATTGGTGGGGAAGTTAGGATTTTGGGTAAGGAAATTTGGGGATTGGATGCTAAAGAAACTTTGGCAATGAAATTAAACTTTGGAGTGTTGTTTCAATTTGGGGCGTTATTTAGCTCTCTTAATGTGCTTGATAATCTTACCTTACCTTTGTGCGAATACACAAAATTTGACAAACAAGACAGAGAGAATTTGGCATATTTTTGGCTAACAAGAGTGGGGTTAAATCCTGAAGTTGCTAAGCTTTATCCCAGTGAATTAAGTGGAGGAATGGTGAAGCGCGTTGGTTTGGCTAGAGCCCTAAGTCTTAGCCCAAAGATTCTTTTTTTAGATGAACCAACAAGTGGGCTAGATCCTAAGAGTGCAAGACATTTTGATGCACTCATTAAAGAACTTAGAGATTTGCTTGGGATTAGCATTGTGATGGTAACGCACGATATGGAAAGTGTGAAGGGAGTTGTGGATAGAATGGTGGTCTTAAAGGACAAAAAAGTCTTTTTTCAAGGTAGCCTAGAAGAGCTAAGAGCGCAAACAGATTCATTAGATTTATTTTTGCATCAAATATAA
- a CDS encoding ABC-type transport auxiliary lipoprotein family protein has protein sequence MKMKIKNIILGMILVGILSGCVGKEVLPVSYYQLEIPYKKTECKSVQTYNWLGVEVAEKINTKKIAYREASNEVAYFAKNQWIESLPNMLDSLMLKAAYQSCIDLVESRNPLRDSLKLYVLDFSYDESSNRVFFEAKLQKSTKDSKTLWIYRDEVVPEGDFKEIIKTMNAVILDGYFEAFSQI, from the coding sequence ATGAAAATGAAAATAAAAAATATCATTTTGGGAATGATTTTGGTGGGTATTTTGAGTGGTTGTGTGGGCAAGGAGGTTTTGCCTGTGAGTTATTATCAATTAGAAATTCCTTATAAAAAGACAGAGTGCAAGAGTGTTCAGACTTATAATTGGTTAGGTGTTGAGGTTGCAGAGAAAATCAATACCAAAAAAATTGCTTACAGAGAGGCTTCTAATGAAGTCGCCTATTTTGCAAAGAATCAATGGATAGAATCTCTACCCAATATGCTTGATTCTTTGATGCTAAAGGCAGCTTATCAAAGTTGTATTGATTTAGTAGAAAGTAGAAATCCCTTAAGAGATTCTCTAAAGCTGTATGTGTTAGATTTTTCTTATGATGAGAGTTCTAATCGTGTATTTTTTGAAGCAAAACTCCAAAAGAGCACAAAAGATTCAAAGACTTTGTGGATTTATCGCGATGAAGTAGTGCCAGAGGGCGATTTTAAAGAGATTATCAAAACAATGAATGCGGTGATTTTAGATGGATATTTTGAAGCTTTTTCCCAAATATAG
- a CDS encoding dihydroneopterin aldolase, whose amino-acid sequence MEYVIFLEDWILEVVIGILPFEREKKQKIKLEGEFYYFKNQGETFLDYRELRKFFKEAFLNEFGLLEEALEYFSKEIPKRFSQIQSYKITITKLEIFEDCKVAMQISHKIC is encoded by the coding sequence ATGGAATATGTAATTTTTTTAGAAGATTGGATTTTGGAGGTTGTGATTGGGATTTTGCCCTTTGAGAGAGAAAAGAAGCAAAAAATTAAGCTAGAAGGGGAGTTTTACTATTTTAAGAATCAAGGGGAGACTTTTTTGGATTATCGTGAGTTAAGGAAGTTTTTTAAAGAAGCTTTTTTGAATGAATTTGGGCTATTAGAAGAAGCTTTAGAGTATTTTTCTAAAGAGATTCCAAAACGATTTTCACAGATTCAAAGCTATAAAATCACCATCACTAAATTAGAGATTTTTGAAGATTGTAAGGTGGCGATGCAAATTAGTCATAAAATTTGCTAG
- the bcp gene encoding thioredoxin-dependent thiol peroxidase, with protein sequence MELSINAQAPNFSLPNQDDAEISLQDFSGSWVVLYFYPKDKTPGCTKEACDFRDNLLELNGLSVVVLGVSPDSVKSHQSFIEKEKLNFTLLSDSNKNVLKAYGAWGLKKLYGKEYEGVIRSTFIINPQGKIAFMWKNVKVKGHIEAIKEKLKELQNLPS encoded by the coding sequence ATGGAATTATCAATTAATGCTCAAGCACCTAATTTTAGTCTGCCCAATCAAGATGATGCTGAAATTTCTTTGCAGGATTTTAGTGGAAGTTGGGTAGTTTTGTATTTTTATCCTAAGGATAAGACACCAGGTTGCACCAAAGAAGCTTGTGATTTTCGTGATAACTTATTAGAATTAAATGGTTTAAGTGTGGTTGTTTTAGGAGTTAGTCCTGATAGTGTCAAATCTCATCAAAGTTTTATAGAAAAAGAAAAATTGAATTTTACATTACTAAGTGATTCTAATAAGAATGTATTAAAAGCCTATGGTGCTTGGGGTCTAAAAAAGCTTTATGGTAAAGAATATGAAGGTGTCATACGATCAACTTTTATTATTAATCCGCAAGGAAAAATTGCATTTATGTGGAAAAATGTCAAGGTAAAAGGGCATATTGAAGCAATCAAAGAGAAATTAAAAGAATTGCAAAACTTACCAAGTTAG